A region of Subdoligranulum variabile DNA encodes the following proteins:
- a CDS encoding phage minor capsid protein, with amino-acid sequence MTQEQRDGLNDAALALTEPIIEELLKDISRRIKKAGAITDTAEYEIYRAQALGESKTALTEAIAHQLEISEEVIDTLLDYVVDNSARFEDSEYLKQLSEGYAEVMKTRTAEQLKNLWATAPDGKTVPIQDAYAKALDFAFRQTATGALDLNTAIRRAVGPLAKRGLRTIEQKNGRSVGIEYACRRYLMDQMGQLDNAIQQQNHDRLGCDGWEISAHAACAPDHEPIQGRQFTDEEFEALNASLQRPIGRLNCRHVADPVLIGVDTPVYSDEELTQMVADNEKGVTYNGKHYTLYGAGQEQAAIENAIRQMRRQVLCDEESGSDDLQKHQIRLRVLQSEYSRFCRATGRRTRTERLYTAGFGRSQASKAVWAYRKKSEMYADELIKVHEVTQESIDNIPTIKLEGMTPQQAENLREAHKTLLSALKGKSAGMEVGASFAQDCIVRPNDVIIGKTEGYVRLRTHTDSIGTMHTHPTGTPFSIDDVSAFLMDEKLQLATVVGNDGSVFVLRKKQDYDAASVIHLWGQLEKEMPDWKSSAEKLLAIRRRFLKEMGAYGFEYQEFRAQRR; translated from the coding sequence ATGACCCAGGAACAGCGGGACGGCCTGAACGATGCGGCGCTGGCGCTGACAGAGCCGATCATTGAGGAATTGCTGAAAGATATCAGCCGGCGCATCAAAAAGGCCGGCGCCATCACCGATACCGCCGAGTATGAAATCTACCGCGCCCAAGCGCTGGGAGAGAGTAAGACGGCCCTTACCGAAGCCATTGCCCACCAGCTGGAAATCAGCGAGGAAGTCATAGACACCCTGCTGGATTATGTGGTGGACAACTCGGCACGGTTTGAAGACAGCGAATACCTGAAGCAGCTGTCCGAAGGATACGCTGAGGTCATGAAGACCCGCACGGCTGAACAGCTGAAAAATCTGTGGGCGACGGCCCCCGACGGCAAAACGGTGCCCATTCAGGATGCTTACGCCAAGGCACTGGATTTTGCTTTCCGTCAGACAGCCACCGGCGCGCTGGACCTGAACACAGCCATCCGCCGCGCGGTGGGACCGCTGGCCAAGCGCGGCCTGCGCACCATTGAGCAAAAGAATGGGCGCAGCGTGGGCATTGAGTATGCCTGCCGCCGCTATCTGATGGACCAGATGGGGCAGCTGGACAACGCGATCCAGCAGCAGAACCATGACCGGTTGGGTTGCGACGGATGGGAAATCAGTGCCCACGCCGCCTGCGCCCCCGACCATGAGCCCATCCAGGGACGGCAGTTCACGGACGAAGAATTTGAAGCACTGAACGCCAGCTTGCAGCGCCCCATCGGGCGTCTGAACTGCCGCCACGTGGCGGACCCGGTACTGATCGGCGTGGACACGCCGGTATACAGCGATGAGGAACTGACGCAGATGGTCGCCGATAACGAGAAGGGTGTCACCTACAACGGCAAGCATTACACGCTGTACGGGGCTGGTCAGGAGCAGGCAGCCATCGAAAATGCCATCCGCCAGATGCGGCGGCAGGTGCTGTGCGATGAAGAAAGCGGCAGTGATGATCTGCAGAAGCATCAGATCCGCCTGCGGGTGCTGCAGAGCGAGTACAGCAGGTTCTGCCGCGCCACCGGGCGGCGCACCCGCACCGAGCGGCTGTATACGGCGGGTTTTGGACGCAGCCAAGCCAGCAAGGCTGTGTGGGCGTACCGAAAAAAGTCCGAGATGTATGCAGACGAACTCATCAAAGTACATGAGGTAACACAAGAGAGTATAGACAACATCCCGACCATAAAGCTGGAAGGTATGACACCACAACAGGCCGAAAACTTGCGTGAAGCGCATAAAACGCTTCTCTCGGCTTTGAAAGGGAAATCAGCAGGTATGGAAGTGGGAGCCAGTTTTGCGCAGGATTGCATTGTGCGGCCAAACGATGTTATAATTGGAAAAACAGAAGGGTATGTTCGTTTGAGGACCCATACGGATTCCATCGGAACGATGCACACGCACCCGACCGGTACGCCTTTTTCCATCGACGATGTTTCGGCATTTCTTATGGATGAGAAACTGCAGTTGGCAACGGTGGTCGGAAATGATGGTTCCGTCTTTGTTCTGCGCAAAAAGCAAGATTATGACGCAGCATCGGTTATACATCTGTGGGGACAATTAGAGAAAGAAATGCCGGACTGGAAAAGTTCTGCAGAAAAGCTGCTGGCCATTCGGCGGCGCTTTTTAAAGGAAATGGGGGCGTATGGGTTTGAATATCAGGAATTCCGAGCACAGCGAAGATAG
- a CDS encoding Gp15 family bacteriophage protein, whose product MLEDGLPETIDGVPIYADYRNMIRFEQILDDDALSPAVKTVLGVEQLFEELPPGGLERAVDRLQWFYSRGKSTDAEDKQPVGKKVVRAYDLTNDADASCIYAAFRQAYQIDLTEIPYLHWWAFLALLENLPDSTAMAQRMQLRTMDVSKVKDKKMREHYKALQKQVALPAKAAARPRKVESMAERLARRYAEAEASLRQKSGRQT is encoded by the coding sequence TTGTTAGAGGATGGTCTGCCCGAGACCATTGACGGCGTGCCCATTTATGCCGATTACCGTAATATGATCCGTTTTGAGCAGATTCTTGACGATGACGCTTTGAGCCCAGCCGTAAAAACGGTGCTTGGCGTAGAGCAACTTTTTGAGGAGCTTCCACCGGGCGGCCTGGAACGGGCGGTAGACCGGCTTCAATGGTTTTACAGCCGGGGAAAGTCCACGGACGCTGAGGACAAACAACCGGTCGGAAAAAAGGTCGTGCGAGCCTACGACCTTACCAATGACGCGGACGCATCCTGCATCTACGCCGCATTCCGACAGGCTTACCAGATAGACCTGACGGAAATTCCCTACCTACACTGGTGGGCTTTCCTGGCGCTGCTGGAAAACTTGCCGGACAGTACGGCCATGGCGCAGCGGATGCAGTTGCGCACCATGGATGTCAGCAAAGTCAAAGACAAAAAGATGCGGGAACACTACAAGGCACTACAGAAACAGGTGGCGCTTCCTGCAAAAGCGGCTGCGCGACCGCGAAAAGTTGAGAGTATGGCCGAACGTCTTGCGCGGCGGTACGCAGAAGCAGAAGCATCTTTGAGACAAAAAAGCGGCCGCCAAACTTGA
- a CDS encoding phage distal tail protein, producing the protein MQTIPEYICANLDTGQSIHFAPDTWFWVTSISGEDGLDISFSETQAAGQIGKSINGRAVGSRSVTVTGDIVGDYDASERLLKRLIQAGAPLRWTKILGTERWYLDGEAQRLPEVDGEPGLLHFQFKIKCPYPYWRTEETVTTMLGGLDSTWFPTPVSTAGSWYISQYRQSLYTTVVNTGNQETAFTLDLRATARVLNPMLWHNGTRTFIRLNKEMLPGERAVISTEEDKLGCTYYGADGSEQDGFRWMDYDTDWWMTLAPGDNVLRLTAEEGRENLTVTIKAPKGVASNV; encoded by the coding sequence ATGCAGACGATCCCCGAATATATCTGCGCCAACCTGGACACTGGGCAGAGCATCCACTTTGCCCCGGATACCTGGTTCTGGGTGACCTCCATCTCCGGCGAGGACGGGCTGGACATCTCGTTCTCGGAGACGCAAGCGGCCGGGCAGATCGGCAAGTCCATCAATGGCCGCGCGGTCGGCAGCCGGAGCGTCACGGTCACCGGCGACATCGTCGGCGACTACGACGCAAGCGAGCGGCTGCTTAAGCGGCTCATCCAGGCGGGCGCGCCGCTGCGCTGGACGAAGATCCTCGGCACGGAACGGTGGTATCTGGACGGCGAAGCCCAGCGCTTGCCCGAAGTGGACGGCGAACCGGGGCTGCTGCATTTCCAGTTCAAAATCAAGTGCCCTTACCCCTACTGGCGCACCGAGGAGACGGTCACCACCATGCTGGGCGGCCTTGATTCCACCTGGTTTCCCACGCCAGTCAGCACGGCGGGCAGCTGGTATATAAGCCAGTACCGGCAGAGCCTGTACACGACGGTGGTCAACACCGGCAACCAGGAAACCGCCTTTACCCTGGACCTGCGGGCCACGGCGCGGGTGCTCAACCCCATGCTGTGGCACAACGGCACCCGCACCTTTATCCGGCTCAACAAGGAGATGCTGCCCGGCGAGCGGGCCGTGATCTCCACCGAGGAGGACAAGCTCGGCTGTACCTACTATGGCGCAGACGGCAGCGAACAGGACGGCTTCCGCTGGATGGACTACGACACCGACTGGTGGATGACGCTGGCTCCCGGCGACAACGTGCTGCGGCTGACAGCGGAAGAGGGGCGCGAGAATCTGACCGTGACCATCAAGGCTCCCAAGGGGGTGGCGAGCAATGTCTGA
- a CDS encoding DUF6751 family protein — protein MLCCDETVTLYHRSYDPASRADVWNRTVYTTASWYGGQAASVSDNGLMTADAYTVRINTAAAIPAAPGDVLVRGEVDDTVTGSTALTGKYQGRCFVVTHVQDNRRGARRLWHWRIEGK, from the coding sequence ATGCTGTGCTGCGACGAGACCGTGACGCTCTACCACCGCAGCTATGACCCGGCCAGCCGGGCCGACGTGTGGAACCGGACGGTATACACCACCGCCAGCTGGTACGGTGGGCAGGCGGCCAGCGTGAGCGACAACGGCCTTATGACCGCTGACGCCTACACGGTGCGCATTAACACCGCCGCCGCGATTCCCGCTGCCCCTGGTGATGTGCTGGTGCGCGGTGAGGTCGATGACACTGTAACCGGGAGCACAGCCCTGACCGGCAAATATCAGGGACGCTGTTTTGTGGTGACCCATGTGCAGGACAACCGCCGAGGTGCGCGGCGGCTGTGGCACTGGCGAATTGAGGGCAAATAA
- a CDS encoding phage scaffolding protein — protein sequence MLEWLKNILGDSWTEDIDKKISAEIGKGFVAKADFNAVNEAKKAAETQLADANKTIAGYKEMDIDAIRKSAADWQAKAEQAQKDADARVAAVQFDAKLDGAITKAKGRNGKAIKALLDMDTLRGSKNQDQDIEAALAALQKDSGYLFESAETPPPYAAGTGTGAVGTEKKGGVEAAFAALNPKLKF from the coding sequence ATGCTCGAATGGCTGAAGAACATCCTCGGCGACAGTTGGACCGAGGACATCGACAAGAAGATCAGCGCGGAGATCGGCAAGGGCTTTGTGGCCAAGGCCGATTTCAACGCCGTGAACGAGGCCAAGAAGGCCGCCGAGACCCAGCTGGCCGATGCCAACAAGACCATCGCCGGTTACAAAGAAATGGACATCGACGCGATCCGGAAGTCTGCCGCCGACTGGCAGGCCAAAGCAGAACAGGCCCAGAAGGACGCCGACGCCCGCGTGGCCGCCGTGCAGTTTGACGCCAAACTGGATGGTGCCATCACCAAAGCCAAAGGGCGCAACGGCAAGGCCATCAAGGCACTGCTGGATATGGACACCCTGCGCGGCAGTAAGAACCAGGATCAGGACATCGAAGCCGCCTTGGCTGCGCTGCAGAAAGACAGCGGTTATCTGTTCGAGAGTGCAGAGACCCCGCCGCCCTATGCGGCCGGAACCGGCACCGGAGCGGTGGGGACCGAGAAAAAGGGGGGCGTAGAAGCTGCCTTCGCAGCGCTCAACCCCAAACTGAAGTTCTGA
- a CDS encoding DUF6673 family protein → MLTVLGKEIDFDVTSPADMQRYLDAEAAMQRAAASLPPDPNPAAMATMEGLRAYQDYLAAQCKLLTDFIDTAFGDGTCNALLGPKTSLSTLLDVMEALHDAISSQGVQYAQRFAAYKPNRATRRKAAK, encoded by the coding sequence ATGCTTACCGTGCTTGGAAAAGAAATCGACTTCGATGTGACATCCCCCGCTGATATGCAGCGGTATCTGGACGCAGAAGCCGCGATGCAGAGAGCTGCGGCTTCACTGCCGCCCGACCCCAATCCCGCCGCCATGGCGACGATGGAGGGGCTGCGGGCATACCAGGACTACCTGGCCGCACAGTGCAAACTGCTGACCGATTTTATCGATACCGCCTTTGGCGACGGGACCTGCAACGCACTGCTCGGCCCCAAAACCAGCCTGTCCACCCTGCTGGACGTAATGGAGGCCCTGCACGATGCCATCAGCAGCCAGGGCGTGCAGTACGCCCAGCGGTTTGCCGCCTACAAGCCTAACCGCGCCACCCGGCGCAAGGCGGCGAAATGA
- a CDS encoding head-tail connector protein — translation MYADFSYYQGTYHGTVLTEAQWPAAAREADAWLDRLTLDRLRQGAPVDDAVRMAACAMAEVAGRYQTAVAERTPGLASATNDGYSESYAGAAADLVEQEQAELQAAADLYLPRTHPLRYRGCG, via the coding sequence ATGTATGCTGACTTTTCCTACTATCAGGGCACCTACCACGGGACGGTCCTGACCGAGGCACAGTGGCCCGCCGCAGCGCGGGAGGCTGACGCCTGGCTGGATCGACTTACTCTCGACCGCCTGCGCCAAGGAGCGCCGGTGGATGATGCTGTGCGCATGGCTGCCTGTGCCATGGCTGAGGTGGCGGGGCGCTACCAGACCGCCGTTGCCGAGCGCACGCCGGGGCTTGCCAGCGCTACCAATGACGGATACAGCGAGAGCTACGCGGGAGCCGCGGCTGATCTGGTGGAGCAGGAGCAGGCGGAGTTGCAGGCCGCAGCGGATCTGTACCTGCCCCGGACGCACCCGCTGCGGTACAGGGGGTGCGGCTGA
- a CDS encoding SHOCT domain-containing protein, translated as MGFFSRAPVICEICGRNCSTAGGKKQLLDGTICWSCLMRAGYNPKDAPRLSLADVRAKASSASQVLRGEEAMPVSLQLQDICIDTVGKQWYCKTGLLTGTGDRCPETTGVHSLNDLRVTWVESYTLNSVNTKTTNNGIKRAIIGGVLAGSTGAVIGAVTAKKTTTGNTVSTEHFHVHLRFSSNPDKDYWIYLKNSNEVNLLLRHISHENAPETSDPTEELRKYKSLLDDGIITQQDFEAKKKQLLKL; from the coding sequence ATGGGATTCTTTTCCAGAGCACCAGTAATTTGTGAAATCTGCGGAAGGAACTGTTCCACCGCCGGAGGAAAGAAACAATTGCTGGATGGGACGATCTGCTGGTCTTGTCTGATGCGCGCCGGGTACAATCCTAAAGATGCGCCCAGGCTTTCTCTGGCGGACGTTCGCGCAAAAGCATCATCAGCAAGCCAGGTACTGCGGGGGGAAGAAGCAATGCCTGTCAGTTTGCAACTCCAGGACATATGTATCGATACTGTTGGGAAGCAGTGGTACTGTAAAACTGGTCTTTTAACTGGCACCGGAGATAGATGCCCAGAAACCACTGGCGTACACTCTCTAAATGATTTACGGGTTACTTGGGTAGAGAGCTATACTCTCAATTCCGTAAACACGAAAACTACCAATAATGGTATCAAACGTGCCATCATCGGTGGTGTGTTAGCCGGTTCAACAGGTGCTGTAATTGGCGCTGTGACTGCAAAGAAAACGACCACAGGGAACACCGTCAGCACAGAACACTTTCATGTACATCTTCGTTTTAGCAGCAACCCCGACAAGGACTACTGGATTTACCTGAAAAATTCCAATGAAGTCAATCTTCTGTTACGCCACATTTCGCATGAAAATGCGCCCGAAACGTCCGATCCCACAGAGGAGCTGCGAAAGTATAAATCCCTTTTGGATGATGGAATTATCACGCAGCAGGATTTTGAAGCCAAAAAGAAACAGCTTCTGAAACTATGA
- a CDS encoding minor capsid protein gives MAQTKRMRIETPRGKLVQIKFKGGKISCRLTWSRDFGPKRTSQFQTVQEYIDAAVLRYCRPYVPMQSAFLMRSGDLGTVIGSGEVSYIAPYAHRLYYGISFHFDKSAHPNAGALWFERAMIDHKADILRGAAARAGGQAHGV, from the coding sequence ATGGCTCAAACCAAAAGGATGCGGATCGAAACGCCGCGGGGAAAACTGGTACAGATCAAATTCAAGGGAGGAAAAATCTCCTGCCGCTTGACCTGGAGCCGGGATTTCGGCCCGAAACGCACCAGTCAGTTCCAGACGGTGCAGGAATATATCGACGCAGCGGTGCTGCGGTATTGCCGCCCCTATGTCCCGATGCAGAGCGCTTTCCTGATGCGCAGCGGTGACTTGGGGACCGTGATCGGGTCCGGCGAGGTCAGCTACATCGCCCCTTATGCCCACCGTCTGTACTATGGCATCAGTTTCCATTTCGACAAAAGCGCGCATCCCAATGCAGGGGCGCTGTGGTTCGAGCGCGCTATGATCGACCACAAAGCAGATATCCTGCGCGGAGCAGCCGCGCGGGCCGGAGGACAAGCCCATGGAGTATAA
- a CDS encoding phage capsid protein, whose protein sequence is MAHANQERYGKMVDAKLRTNLVTRDNYIFNNKYEGDPKAGKVKIPVRDTEVEVKDYDKANGVDPKASTTTYLDLDIDQDEAVNELIDGFDAESVPDGIVAERLDSAAYSLGLSMDKKSLNALEAAGTGEGSVEEGTLANVSTSKTACTSSNAYKEALAAKRTLSRKGVPNDGQRWMIVSPEYLEVLMQDPNFVKQGDLSQELVQEGVVGKVAGFLVFESANLDFESTTRVAGKKITTELIAGHPNWCHRVQEWQVEPHLQDLNGSGKFIGASAVQGRKVYGIKVSKPQTLYIKRVEVAAG, encoded by the coding sequence ATGGCACATGCAAATCAGGAACGCTACGGCAAGATGGTGGATGCCAAGCTGCGCACCAATCTTGTGACCCGCGACAACTACATCTTCAACAACAAATATGAGGGCGACCCCAAGGCCGGAAAGGTCAAAATCCCGGTGCGTGACACCGAGGTCGAGGTCAAGGACTACGATAAGGCAAATGGTGTCGACCCCAAGGCCAGTACGACCACTTACCTGGATTTGGATATTGACCAGGATGAAGCCGTGAACGAGCTGATCGACGGTTTCGATGCCGAAAGTGTGCCCGACGGTATTGTGGCTGAGCGCCTGGACAGCGCGGCCTACTCCCTGGGCCTGTCCATGGACAAGAAATCCCTCAATGCACTGGAGGCCGCCGGTACTGGCGAAGGCAGCGTGGAGGAAGGCACACTGGCCAATGTTTCCACCAGCAAGACTGCCTGTACCAGCAGCAATGCTTACAAGGAGGCGCTGGCAGCCAAACGTACCCTGTCCCGCAAAGGTGTCCCCAACGATGGCCAGCGTTGGATGATCGTCAGCCCTGAGTACCTGGAAGTGCTGATGCAGGACCCCAACTTCGTTAAGCAGGGCGACCTGTCGCAGGAGCTGGTACAGGAAGGCGTTGTGGGTAAGGTTGCCGGTTTTCTGGTCTTTGAGAGCGCCAACCTGGACTTTGAGTCCACCACCCGCGTGGCAGGAAAGAAGATCACCACCGAACTGATCGCCGGTCATCCCAACTGGTGCCATCGTGTGCAGGAGTGGCAGGTAGAGCCCCACCTGCAGGACCTGAATGGCTCCGGCAAGTTTATCGGTGCCTCTGCCGTGCAGGGCCGCAAGGTATACGGCATCAAGGTGTCTAAGCCGCAGACGCTGTACATCAAGCGCGTTGAAGTAGCCGCCGGCTGA
- a CDS encoding phage tail tube protein: protein MKLSELMKGVTPSPEFEGVVTAGDYVLAVDFSGSASGPADYIVADGGVTKQSGALEATTAESTYLRSGTTETKTGTKRTFTVAGDRMAADDFQEALLAHAIKYGTGQSVIKKYVYFCMLTGKGEQGSLSIAVEDDQGGEAGGNATWSATLTAVGTPTEYTYSAS from the coding sequence ATGAAATTATCTGAACTGATGAAGGGAGTAACGCCGAGCCCTGAATTTGAAGGCGTCGTCACTGCGGGCGACTATGTGCTGGCCGTGGACTTTTCCGGCTCGGCGTCCGGCCCCGCCGATTACATCGTGGCCGATGGAGGCGTGACCAAACAGAGTGGTGCGCTGGAGGCCACCACCGCCGAGAGCACCTACCTGCGCAGCGGTACCACTGAGACCAAGACAGGCACCAAGCGTACCTTTACAGTGGCGGGTGACCGCATGGCGGCGGATGACTTTCAGGAGGCGCTTCTGGCCCACGCCATTAAGTATGGAACCGGCCAGTCTGTGATCAAAAAGTATGTGTACTTCTGCATGCTGACGGGCAAAGGTGAGCAGGGCTCCCTGAGCATCGCGGTGGAGGATGATCAGGGCGGCGAAGCCGGAGGCAATGCAACCTGGAGCGCGACCCTCACCGCCGTGGGCACGCCGACGGAATACACCTACAGCGCCAGCTGA
- a CDS encoding tape measure protein, with protein sequence MAYDGSITFDTQLDTSGFSSGTGDINKQFDTIRKGAESAASGMEQLPAAVDKTAESTRRLSDIVKGGGALKIIQKGVDAVTASLDSAINRYDTMNRFPMMMEQLGYGADSAQEAVQRLSEGIQGIPTTLDSVVSTAQRLTVLTGNLDGAVDTTLALNNAFLASGAGSDGAARGLEQYVQALSRGKFEMEEWKTMQETMGLALNRVAESFGYVGESAQTDLYNALKDGEITFTQFNDRIIQLNNGVGGFAELAKTSSAGIKTAWTNMGTAMVRGTTTMIEALDTGLSETKFKSIQNVIETTGDVIEDSMSLAAPAIEMVASHADILVVTLGALTVAYGANQVVKAFSTAQETAAAAIVAADAAGKVLTPTLNAKAVAEARAAAVAKLGTAATEEQIVAEMAANGVITAKTFALGGMTTGMGLATVASGLLTAATTALSVAIKTLLGPVGLITLGLTAVGAGAVAVYKAVTAESEAFTEQSAILDDLASTQDNLAKSEESNAKAADNNLKSIRANADAASELAKELGELDSIENKSASQKQRIGEMVDELNEKYADLSLTYDEEADLLSMNTEQLQAYIEAQQTMEEVAARQERYNELLDEEAAIRQNVAELETMQTEWAAQLEQKIISQGEYNELMQQSGETLAAYAAQEKALGDQRKALDEELAAIDTTTAQTIINNAQAQQEATQAAAEAEEAEMERRKEALQSYTETATNMFDVIDTKSELSVQQMIANMQKNQEILSAWADNLVALGERGLDQGLLQQLRDAGPESAATVAALVSATDEQLLTLSETFRAGGQAAANALQTELGLPEVTNAGSEMVTTMAEGVANNTALKDATTKMISEAQTAAKTQANTGGREIGLQMDNGITAGIVAGRSGVVNAMVETVREAIAAAAAEAEIHSPSHVMEDFIGLNLMKGWARGEEKGTDLVIEKAKAAMDKVQQAFANGSLAPTQIVATMRAMVAANQSRLAVPVGVAAGSAAPMPMAQTIINMNNTFNTHDSLSEAELTDETEAMAERLKWKIP encoded by the coding sequence GTGGCTTATGATGGATCTATTACTTTCGATACGCAATTAGATACATCCGGCTTTTCCTCCGGCACCGGTGATATCAATAAGCAGTTTGACACCATCCGAAAGGGGGCGGAATCTGCAGCCAGTGGCATGGAACAGTTGCCCGCTGCAGTGGACAAGACTGCGGAAAGTACCCGCCGACTGTCGGATATCGTCAAAGGCGGCGGTGCCCTGAAGATTATCCAAAAAGGCGTTGACGCCGTAACTGCTTCCCTGGATTCGGCGATAAACCGATATGACACGATGAACCGCTTCCCCATGATGATGGAGCAGTTGGGATACGGGGCGGATAGTGCCCAGGAGGCAGTACAGCGGCTATCAGAGGGGATACAGGGAATCCCCACCACGTTGGACAGTGTTGTGTCTACCGCGCAGCGGTTGACAGTGCTAACTGGTAATCTGGACGGTGCCGTAGACACCACGTTGGCCCTTAATAATGCCTTTCTCGCCAGCGGAGCGGGAAGTGACGGCGCGGCCCGTGGTCTCGAACAGTATGTGCAGGCGCTAAGCCGCGGAAAGTTCGAGATGGAAGAATGGAAGACCATGCAGGAAACCATGGGTCTGGCACTGAACCGCGTGGCTGAGAGTTTCGGGTATGTGGGTGAAAGCGCACAGACTGATCTGTATAACGCGCTGAAAGACGGCGAAATCACTTTTACGCAGTTTAACGACCGGATTATCCAGCTGAACAATGGCGTGGGTGGTTTTGCAGAACTCGCCAAAACCTCCAGTGCAGGCATTAAGACCGCATGGACCAACATGGGCACGGCCATGGTGCGCGGCACCACAACAATGATTGAGGCGCTTGATACCGGGTTATCTGAAACAAAGTTTAAAAGCATTCAAAACGTCATTGAAACGACTGGCGATGTTATCGAGGATTCTATGAGTCTGGCGGCACCGGCCATTGAGATGGTGGCATCCCATGCGGATATCTTGGTTGTGACGCTGGGCGCTCTGACCGTGGCCTATGGAGCCAATCAGGTGGTCAAGGCGTTTTCCACTGCGCAAGAAACGGCTGCCGCCGCTATCGTTGCTGCGGATGCCGCAGGCAAGGTGTTGACACCAACACTCAATGCAAAAGCGGTAGCGGAGGCACGTGCGGCCGCTGTGGCCAAGCTGGGAACGGCGGCCACAGAAGAACAGATTGTTGCAGAAATGGCTGCTAACGGAGTTATCACTGCCAAGACCTTTGCCCTGGGGGGCATGACTACCGGCATGGGATTGGCCACCGTGGCCAGCGGCCTGCTGACGGCGGCGACCACCGCCTTGAGCGTTGCCATCAAGACACTGCTCGGTCCTGTGGGTCTGATCACTTTGGGGCTGACGGCCGTAGGTGCGGGAGCTGTGGCTGTGTACAAAGCCGTCACGGCGGAATCGGAAGCCTTTACCGAGCAGTCGGCAATTTTGGATGATCTGGCTAGTACCCAGGATAACCTTGCCAAAAGTGAGGAGAGTAACGCCAAGGCTGCTGATAACAACCTGAAATCCATCCGAGCCAATGCGGACGCTGCCAGCGAACTGGCAAAAGAGCTCGGGGAACTGGACAGCATCGAAAACAAATCCGCCAGCCAGAAGCAGCGTATTGGTGAGATGGTCGATGAACTCAACGAAAAGTACGCAGACCTGAGTCTGACCTACGATGAGGAAGCCGACCTGCTTTCTATGAATACCGAACAGCTGCAGGCATACATCGAAGCCCAACAGACCATGGAAGAAGTGGCTGCCCGGCAGGAACGATACAATGAACTGCTGGATGAAGAAGCTGCCATCCGCCAGAACGTAGCCGAACTGGAAACCATGCAGACCGAATGGGCCGCCCAACTGGAACAGAAAATTATCAGTCAGGGTGAGTACAACGAGCTGATGCAGCAATCTGGTGAGACTCTGGCTGCCTATGCCGCTCAGGAGAAGGCGCTCGGTGATCAAAGAAAAGCCTTGGACGAAGAGCTGGCCGCCATCGACACCACCACTGCCCAGACGATTATCAATAATGCCCAGGCCCAGCAGGAGGCCACCCAGGCCGCCGCCGAAGCAGAAGAAGCCGAGATGGAGCGCCGCAAGGAGGCCCTGCAAAGCTATACCGAGACGGCTACCAATATGTTCGACGTCATCGACACCAAGAGCGAGTTGAGTGTTCAACAGATGATCGCCAATATGCAGAAGAACCAGGAAATTCTTTCCGCTTGGGCCGATAATCTGGTTGCTCTTGGTGAACGTGGCCTCGACCAGGGTCTCCTGCAGCAGCTGCGAGATGCCGGACCGGAATCCGCTGCCACCGTGGCAGCGCTGGTATCTGCCACTGATGAGCAGTTGCTGACGCTGAGCGAAACGTTCCGCGCTGGCGGCCAGGCCGCAGCCAACGCGCTGCAGACCGAACTGGGCCTGCCCGAAGTGACGAACGCTGGCAGCGAAATGGTCACCACAATGGCCGAGGGAGTTGCCAATAACACAGCCCTAAAAGATGCCACCACGAAGATGATCAGTGAGGCACAGACTGCCGCCAAAACCCAGGCGAACACCGGAGGGCGGGAAATTGGCCTGCAGATGGATAACGGCATTACGGCGGGTATTGTCGCTGGTCGATCTGGCGTTGTCAATGCTATGGTGGAAACGGTCCGTGAAGCCATTGCCGCCGCGGCTGCTGAAGCGGAAATCCACTCGCCTTCCCATGTGATGGAAGACTTTATCGGTCTGAATCTAATGAAGGGCTGGGCGCGTGGTGAGGAAAAAGGGACGGACCTTGTCATCGAAAAAGCCAAAGCTGCAATGGACAAGGTGCAACAGGCTTTTGCCAACGGAAGTCTGGCACCAACCCAAATTGTCGCCACCATGCGTGCTATGGTGGCCGCCAACCAGAGCCGCTTGGCGGTGCCGGTCGGTGTGGCAGCCGGCAGTGCCGCACCTATGCCGATGGCGCAGACGATTATCAATATGAACAACACCTTTAACACCCACGACAGCCTGAGCGAAGCCGAACTTACGGATGAGACCGAAGCCATGGCCGAGCGGCTGAAATGGAAGATCCCCTAA